The following proteins are co-located in the Amphiprion ocellaris isolate individual 3 ecotype Okinawa chromosome 7, ASM2253959v1, whole genome shotgun sequence genome:
- the LOC111571535 gene encoding protein sel-1 homolog 3 isoform X1 yields MDFQTMYKYICQFCLSMQIVWGVDEVRLLNPPEEALPDHLLETLFSCDEPATVQLDSIVSFETGSVSTLLLRQWTCVPGDPKIRTVKLRWPDWLVYQADGIVPDSAWVLSCILRASVRYSGSDDTEGSIAAQDVATLQPKPFFSRPVKQHRLCIAWSTQMLQLTQQFLKKQCLLEPETVHLLSSIYASTGENFGITKSLDPYRSEVLEYLRVKANTFPWCMFSIWIFVTKYCQELMCGILHHIDSHNNYATPTVFLTDSGQLHIQVNGDPGKSSAFVSPFKVPLSEWCRLNVALHGRTVSISMVCTYKEQRTVRFTEHTWGHDVVLDDTEGYLVIGGGKYIPGVEGYFGPVVYYRNRISPYSQSEAAVPEVIKKVNLTGWLQTCQGFRLEMNVKISGYSLKAKQRTESGSGLIFPLDTCLDAFHQWMVKQRLPSDSQCEQWEAADPHRKLAAKLVKLLAFKYGGRAVCLAAVGRALYSLSLHKLVRGSSNGVVSRIFPVLLQAGCLADNRALHMSSVLCSTGLGVQKQPVKAWLLALLAAQNDDRLALLHLGHLHHLGLQGLPADPDLAYAYYANIAKQTTVDRENPTPQQTFVEAVYLNNEGVLNLQTNEDHHIFQWLKLQARRGTAEAEQAIARMLFWGQQGVSPNIQEAARHYRRGAVQLEDPVSMYDYGIILLQGQGVEKDVPKAISFLRKAMDQGFVPAINALAWYYEQFKQDYKQAVQLWEQADLLECPEAAFNLGVMYSQGLYPGKAANQYMAYKYYLKSAQRGHIRGATFLANIWTTGMPGFVNRRPSDAVLWVKWAAEHNGYLGSVLRKALDSYLKNDMFSSLLYYMMAAELGYVPAQFNVAYLCEQNMGGFLDPVYGLHCMWRYYNLTIQSQDPDTYAIIRMGDLLYDGHDDRQRDLFSAAQMYKLAALRKKPQGWYNLGLLAEEGYRLPLSILIDLGLSELYLADNSLLLSALYKRCRDSEDADSYLPCSLALFHVYLQSFQKDYRAAVKFSTAVAVVAAPTLLFVIIGLLRRRILSLN; encoded by the exons ATGGATTTCCAAACAATGTACAAATACATCTGTCAGTTTTGCCTCAGTATGCAG ATTGTTTGGGGTGTAGATGAAGTGAGGCTCCTGAATCCTCCAGAGGAAGCTCTGCCGGACCACCTTTTGGAAACACTCTTCTCTTGTGATGAACCTGCCACAGTGCAGCTGGACTCTATTGTATCTTTTGAAACAGGCTCGGTCTCCACACTCCTGCTAAGACAGTGGACGTGTGTCCCTGGTGACCCTAAAATAAGAACTGTGAAGCTGAGATGGCCAGATTGGCTGGTGTATCAAGCTGACGGGATTGTTCCAGACTCTGCCTGGGTGCTGAGTTGTATCCTTCGAGCCTCGGTCAGATACAGTGGATCCGATGATACTGAGGGCTCCATCGCAGCTCAGGATGTGGCAACATTGCAGCCTAAGCCCTTCTTTAGTCGTCCTGTCAAACAGCATAGGCTCTGTATAGCCTGGAGCACACAAATGCTGCAATTAACTCAacagtttttaaagaaacagtgTCTTTTGGAACCAG AAACAGTACATTTGCTGTCTTCAATTTATGCCTCAACTGGAGAAAATTTTGGCATCACAAAGAGCCTGGACCCCTATAGAAGTGAGGTCCTGGAGTACTTGCGAGTTAAAGCCAATACTTTTCCATG GTGTATGTTTTCCATCTGGATATTTGTAACTAAATACTGCCAAGAACTCATGTGTGGCATTTTACACCATATAGACTCCCATAATAATTATGCCACACCAACAGTGTTCCTCACAGATTCAG GCCAACTACACATCCAGGTGAATGGAGATCCTGGGAAATCCTCTGCATTTGTTTCACCATTCAAAGTGCCTTTAAGTGAGTGGTGCCGACTCAACGTGGCGTTGCACGGCAGGACA GTGAGCATCTCCATGGTGTGTACTTACAAGGAGCAGAGAACAGTTCGGTTTACAGAACATAC GTGGGGACATGATGTTGTGTTAGATGACACAGAGGGATATTTAGTGATTGGTGGAGGGAAATATATCCCAGGTGTGGAGGGGTATTTTGGACCAGTGGTGTACTATCGCAACAGAATATCACCTTACAGCCAG TCTGAAGCTGCTGTTCCAGAGGTGATTAAGAAAGTGAACCTGACCGGATGGCTGCAGACCTGTCAGGGGTTTCGCCTAGAGATGAATGTGAAGATCAGCGGTTATTCACTCAAGGCCAAACAGAGGACAGAGTCTGGTAGTGGGCTTATATTTCCACTAG ACACATGTCTTGATGCTTTCCATCAGTGGATGGTGAAGCAGAGACTGCCATCAGATTCCCAGTGTGAGCAGTGGGAGGCAGCTGACCCTCACAGAAAACTTGCTGCAAAACTGGTCAAGTTACTGGCTTTCAAATACG GCGGAAGAGCAGTTTGCCTGGCAGCTGTGGGCAGAGCACTGTACTCCTTATCGCTTCATAAGCTGGTCAGAGGGAGCAGCAATGGCGTGGTCAGCAGAATATTTCCAGTGCTGCTCCAAGCTGGCTGCCTAGCTGATAACCGAGCTCTGCACATGTCGTCTGTGCTCTGCAGCACTGGACTGGGAGTCCAGAAACAGCCCGTTAAG GCTTGGCTCTTGGCCCTGCTGGCTGCCCAGAACGATGATAGATTGGCGCTTCTTCATCTGGGGCACCTGCACCACCTCGGACTACAAGGTCTCCCTGCAGACCCAGATCTGGCCTATGCCTATTACGCAAACATTGCTAAACAGACAACTGTAGACCGTGAAAATCCCACTCCACAGCAG acatttgttGAGGCTGTTTACTTGAACAATGAAGGAGTACTGAATCTCCAGACCAATGAAGATCACCATATATTCCAGTGGCTCAAACTGCAGGCACGCAGAGGAACAGCTGAGGCCGAG CAAGCTATCGCCCGCATGCTGTTCTGGGGTCAGCAGGGAGTTTCCCCAAACATCCAGGAGGCTGCGAGACACTACAGAAGGGGAGCTGTCCAGTTAGAGGACCCAGTCTCAATGTATGATTATGGGATTATACTTTTGCAG GGACAGGGGGTTGAAAAAGATGTTCCAAAAGCCATCTCATTCCTGAGGAAAGCAATGGATCag GGTTTTGTTCCTGCAATCAATGCCCTGGCCTGGTACTATGAGCAATTTAAGCAGGACTACAAGCAGGCGGTGCAGCTGTGGGAGCAGGCTGATCTCCTCGAGTGTCCAGAGGCTGCTTTTAATCTTGGTGTCATGTACTCACAGGGTCTGTATCCAGGAAAAGCTGCCAACCAG TATATGGCCTATAAATACTATCTGAAGTCTGCACAGAGAGGACACATCAGAGGAGCAACTTTCCTCGCTAACATCTGGACCACTGGAATGCCAGGCTTTGTCAACAGACGTCCATCAGATGCTGTTTT GTGGGTAAAGTGGGCGGCTGAGCACAACGGATATTTGGGCAGTGTCTTACGCAAAGCCTTGGATTCATATCTGAAGAATGACAT GTTCAGTTCACTGTTATATTACATGATGGCTGCCGAACTGGGATATGTACCTGCTCAGTTTAATGTGGCGTACCTGTGTGAACAAAATATG GGAGGTTTTCTGGATCCTGTTTATGGATTACACTGTATGTGGAGGTATTACAACCTCACAATTCAAAGTCAAGATCCTGACACTTATG CCATTATTAGGATGGGTGACCTGTTATATGACGGACATGATGACAGGCAGAGAGACTTGTTTTCTGCCGCACAGATGTACAAACTGGCAGCATTAAGGAAAAAGCCACAG GGATGGTACAATCTTGGCCTGCTAGCTGAAGAAGGCTACAGGCTGCCACTGTCTATACTAATTGACCTTGGCCTCTCAGAGTTGTACCTGGCAGACAACAGTTTGCTTCTAAGTGCTTTGTACAAAAG ATGCAGAGATTCAGAAGATGCAGATTCATACTTGCCTTGCAGTCTTGCCCTCTTCCATGTGTATCTACAATCATTCCAAAAAGACTACAGAGCTGCTGTTAAG TTCTCCACTGCTGTTGCTGTGGTTGCTGCTCCGACTCTGCTCTTCGTCATCATTGGTTTGCTCAGAAGACGCATCCTGTCGCTTAACTAG
- the LOC111571535 gene encoding protein sel-1 homolog 3 isoform X2: MDFQTMYKYICQFCLSMQIVWGVDEVRLLNPPEEALPDHLLETLFSCDEPATVQLDSIVSFETGSVSTLLLRQWTCVPGDPKIRTVKLRWPDWLVYQADGIVPDSAWVLSCILRASVRYSGSDDTEGSIAAQDVATLQPKPFFSRPVKQHRLCIAWSTQMLQLTQQFLKKQCLLEPETVHLLSSIYASTGENFGITKSLDPYRSEVLEYLRVKANTFPWCMFSIWIFVTKYCQELMCGILHHIDSHNNYATPTVFLTDSGQLHIQVNGDPGKSSAFVSPFKVPLSEWCRLNVALHGRTVSISMVCTYKEQRTVRFTEHTWGHDVVLDDTEGYLVIGGGKYIPGVEGYFGPVVYYRNRISPYSQSEAAVPEVIKKVNLTGWLQTCQGFRLEMNVKISGYSLKAKQRTESDTCLDAFHQWMVKQRLPSDSQCEQWEAADPHRKLAAKLVKLLAFKYGGRAVCLAAVGRALYSLSLHKLVRGSSNGVVSRIFPVLLQAGCLADNRALHMSSVLCSTGLGVQKQPVKAWLLALLAAQNDDRLALLHLGHLHHLGLQGLPADPDLAYAYYANIAKQTTVDRENPTPQQTFVEAVYLNNEGVLNLQTNEDHHIFQWLKLQARRGTAEAEQAIARMLFWGQQGVSPNIQEAARHYRRGAVQLEDPVSMYDYGIILLQGQGVEKDVPKAISFLRKAMDQGFVPAINALAWYYEQFKQDYKQAVQLWEQADLLECPEAAFNLGVMYSQGLYPGKAANQYMAYKYYLKSAQRGHIRGATFLANIWTTGMPGFVNRRPSDAVLWVKWAAEHNGYLGSVLRKALDSYLKNDMFSSLLYYMMAAELGYVPAQFNVAYLCEQNMGGFLDPVYGLHCMWRYYNLTIQSQDPDTYAIIRMGDLLYDGHDDRQRDLFSAAQMYKLAALRKKPQGWYNLGLLAEEGYRLPLSILIDLGLSELYLADNSLLLSALYKRCRDSEDADSYLPCSLALFHVYLQSFQKDYRAAVKFSTAVAVVAAPTLLFVIIGLLRRRILSLN, encoded by the exons ATGGATTTCCAAACAATGTACAAATACATCTGTCAGTTTTGCCTCAGTATGCAG ATTGTTTGGGGTGTAGATGAAGTGAGGCTCCTGAATCCTCCAGAGGAAGCTCTGCCGGACCACCTTTTGGAAACACTCTTCTCTTGTGATGAACCTGCCACAGTGCAGCTGGACTCTATTGTATCTTTTGAAACAGGCTCGGTCTCCACACTCCTGCTAAGACAGTGGACGTGTGTCCCTGGTGACCCTAAAATAAGAACTGTGAAGCTGAGATGGCCAGATTGGCTGGTGTATCAAGCTGACGGGATTGTTCCAGACTCTGCCTGGGTGCTGAGTTGTATCCTTCGAGCCTCGGTCAGATACAGTGGATCCGATGATACTGAGGGCTCCATCGCAGCTCAGGATGTGGCAACATTGCAGCCTAAGCCCTTCTTTAGTCGTCCTGTCAAACAGCATAGGCTCTGTATAGCCTGGAGCACACAAATGCTGCAATTAACTCAacagtttttaaagaaacagtgTCTTTTGGAACCAG AAACAGTACATTTGCTGTCTTCAATTTATGCCTCAACTGGAGAAAATTTTGGCATCACAAAGAGCCTGGACCCCTATAGAAGTGAGGTCCTGGAGTACTTGCGAGTTAAAGCCAATACTTTTCCATG GTGTATGTTTTCCATCTGGATATTTGTAACTAAATACTGCCAAGAACTCATGTGTGGCATTTTACACCATATAGACTCCCATAATAATTATGCCACACCAACAGTGTTCCTCACAGATTCAG GCCAACTACACATCCAGGTGAATGGAGATCCTGGGAAATCCTCTGCATTTGTTTCACCATTCAAAGTGCCTTTAAGTGAGTGGTGCCGACTCAACGTGGCGTTGCACGGCAGGACA GTGAGCATCTCCATGGTGTGTACTTACAAGGAGCAGAGAACAGTTCGGTTTACAGAACATAC GTGGGGACATGATGTTGTGTTAGATGACACAGAGGGATATTTAGTGATTGGTGGAGGGAAATATATCCCAGGTGTGGAGGGGTATTTTGGACCAGTGGTGTACTATCGCAACAGAATATCACCTTACAGCCAG TCTGAAGCTGCTGTTCCAGAGGTGATTAAGAAAGTGAACCTGACCGGATGGCTGCAGACCTGTCAGGGGTTTCGCCTAGAGATGAATGTGAAGATCAGCGGTTATTCACTCAAGGCCAAACAGAGGACAGAGTCTG ACACATGTCTTGATGCTTTCCATCAGTGGATGGTGAAGCAGAGACTGCCATCAGATTCCCAGTGTGAGCAGTGGGAGGCAGCTGACCCTCACAGAAAACTTGCTGCAAAACTGGTCAAGTTACTGGCTTTCAAATACG GCGGAAGAGCAGTTTGCCTGGCAGCTGTGGGCAGAGCACTGTACTCCTTATCGCTTCATAAGCTGGTCAGAGGGAGCAGCAATGGCGTGGTCAGCAGAATATTTCCAGTGCTGCTCCAAGCTGGCTGCCTAGCTGATAACCGAGCTCTGCACATGTCGTCTGTGCTCTGCAGCACTGGACTGGGAGTCCAGAAACAGCCCGTTAAG GCTTGGCTCTTGGCCCTGCTGGCTGCCCAGAACGATGATAGATTGGCGCTTCTTCATCTGGGGCACCTGCACCACCTCGGACTACAAGGTCTCCCTGCAGACCCAGATCTGGCCTATGCCTATTACGCAAACATTGCTAAACAGACAACTGTAGACCGTGAAAATCCCACTCCACAGCAG acatttgttGAGGCTGTTTACTTGAACAATGAAGGAGTACTGAATCTCCAGACCAATGAAGATCACCATATATTCCAGTGGCTCAAACTGCAGGCACGCAGAGGAACAGCTGAGGCCGAG CAAGCTATCGCCCGCATGCTGTTCTGGGGTCAGCAGGGAGTTTCCCCAAACATCCAGGAGGCTGCGAGACACTACAGAAGGGGAGCTGTCCAGTTAGAGGACCCAGTCTCAATGTATGATTATGGGATTATACTTTTGCAG GGACAGGGGGTTGAAAAAGATGTTCCAAAAGCCATCTCATTCCTGAGGAAAGCAATGGATCag GGTTTTGTTCCTGCAATCAATGCCCTGGCCTGGTACTATGAGCAATTTAAGCAGGACTACAAGCAGGCGGTGCAGCTGTGGGAGCAGGCTGATCTCCTCGAGTGTCCAGAGGCTGCTTTTAATCTTGGTGTCATGTACTCACAGGGTCTGTATCCAGGAAAAGCTGCCAACCAG TATATGGCCTATAAATACTATCTGAAGTCTGCACAGAGAGGACACATCAGAGGAGCAACTTTCCTCGCTAACATCTGGACCACTGGAATGCCAGGCTTTGTCAACAGACGTCCATCAGATGCTGTTTT GTGGGTAAAGTGGGCGGCTGAGCACAACGGATATTTGGGCAGTGTCTTACGCAAAGCCTTGGATTCATATCTGAAGAATGACAT GTTCAGTTCACTGTTATATTACATGATGGCTGCCGAACTGGGATATGTACCTGCTCAGTTTAATGTGGCGTACCTGTGTGAACAAAATATG GGAGGTTTTCTGGATCCTGTTTATGGATTACACTGTATGTGGAGGTATTACAACCTCACAATTCAAAGTCAAGATCCTGACACTTATG CCATTATTAGGATGGGTGACCTGTTATATGACGGACATGATGACAGGCAGAGAGACTTGTTTTCTGCCGCACAGATGTACAAACTGGCAGCATTAAGGAAAAAGCCACAG GGATGGTACAATCTTGGCCTGCTAGCTGAAGAAGGCTACAGGCTGCCACTGTCTATACTAATTGACCTTGGCCTCTCAGAGTTGTACCTGGCAGACAACAGTTTGCTTCTAAGTGCTTTGTACAAAAG ATGCAGAGATTCAGAAGATGCAGATTCATACTTGCCTTGCAGTCTTGCCCTCTTCCATGTGTATCTACAATCATTCCAAAAAGACTACAGAGCTGCTGTTAAG TTCTCCACTGCTGTTGCTGTGGTTGCTGCTCCGACTCTGCTCTTCGTCATCATTGGTTTGCTCAGAAGACGCATCCTGTCGCTTAACTAG